AATAGGTGCCCCAGGCGTAGTTGGCCCACGCCGCCCCGGTGATGATCCCGAGGGAGAGGAGGGGAAACCCGATCATGATCGCCTTGTAGTTGATATCGTCCAGGATCCGGGTGCTGGGGAAGATCCCAAGAATGCCTCCGATCGGGGAGTCGTCGGCGTGCTGCTCTTCCTTGCCGATCTTGATCAGGTACATGATGGAGACCCCGCAGGCCACGGCGAAGGCGGCATAGCCGAGGAAACAGGTGATCACGTGGTAGGTCAGCCAGTTGCTCTGAAGGGCCGGGACCAGCGGCTCGATGGAAGCGTCGAGACTCAGCTGCGCCCAGATCATGCCGAGAAAGGCGAAGGGGATGACGAAGGCCCCGACGCTCGGCTGGCGGTACTTGAGGTCGATGAGCAGGTAAATGAGAAGAATGGTCCAGGCGAAGAAGGTCACCGACTCGTACAGGTTGGACATGGGGGCGTGGCCGTAGCCCGCCTGGTAGGACTCCGCCCAGCGCAGG
This genomic interval from Desulfuromonas sp. contains the following:
- the ccsB gene encoding c-type cytochrome biogenesis protein CcsB → MTSSQLFNFVTIGYFASMVLFIIFLATRNRAVALGANILAYAGFAAHTVAIGLRWAESYQAGYGHAPMSNLYESVTFFAWTILLIYLLIDLKYRQPSVGAFVIPFAFLGMIWAQLSLDASIEPLVPALQSNWLTYHVITCFLGYAAFAVACGVSIMYLIKIGKEEQHADDSPIGGILGIFPSTRILDDINYKAIMIGFPLLSLGIITGAAWANYAWGTYWSWDPKETWSLIVWFIYAAFLHARFTRGWVGRKAAWLSIFGFAATIFCYLGVNLVLSGLHSYGS